In a single window of the Acyrthosiphon pisum isolate AL4f chromosome X, pea_aphid_22Mar2018_4r6ur, whole genome shotgun sequence genome:
- the LOC100570255 gene encoding ring canal kelch homolog isoform X1 produces the protein MDTIQTLTCEYNLKEVLKSNECEPTNFRNDSHSVRILEDLQYLRKKEVLCDIRFKADDGKIVIGHKIVLIAASPYFRAMFSNFDESNKNLVTIRELDSTILQLLIDYIYTGEIMITKENVQGLLQAANILQLYFVKSVCAEFLQKQLDPSNCIDIKTFADLHDCTELFSSSEAYIKQNFLEVAKDEHFLSLSSEDLVKLISSSDLAVPFEEKVFECVIKWVKHDSDHRIDFLPKLMEHVRLPLLKPDILFNIYEEPLLNTSLKCNNYLVEALRFNHQKSVQHFTIPQSIRCTPRRFDGFQKVILMFNLSLESPKCYTEWYDPATKLREKAPGLNDDLVSAGLGVIRDKFVFVVGGVNRSSSKSVSILDVSSQTPSWVPMADMIVKRQRMGVGVLDDCIYAVGGVDGNISLSSVEVFDVSTQKWRMVSSMTIERNRLGVGVLNNRLYAVGGWSGDTHLRSVEYYDPTLDTWTPVANMFECRQGAGVGVLDNLMYVIGGYGDGKYLKSVEVYRPSDGVWSSISDMNLCRFLPGVAVLDGLLYVFGGEKESSVLDAVEIYNPNTNTWSMDKLSIIGDNIYGGVVVDRPHHYH, from the exons ATGGATACCATTCAGACATTAACTTGTGAATATAATCTAAAGGAAGTGCTGAAATCAAATGAATGTGAACCAACTAATTTTAGAAATGACTCTCACTCTGTAAGAATTCTAGAAGATTTACAATATCTACGCAA aaaggAAGTTTTATGTGATATTAGATTTAAAGCAGATGATGGTAAAATTGTAATTGgacacaaaattgttttaatagctGCTAGTCCATATTTCCGTGCAATGTTTAGTAATTTTGATGAGAGCAATAAAAATCTTGTTACTATAAGAGAATTAGATTCCACCATTTTACAgctattaatagattatatttatactggagAAATTATGATCACAAAAGAAAATGTGCag GGGTTGTTACAAGCTGCAAATATCTTACagctatattttgtaaaaagtgTATGTGCtgagtttttacaaaaacaactgGATCCatcaaattgtattgatatcaaAACATTTGCTGATTTACATGACTGTACGGAATTGTTTTCGAGTTCTGAagcatatattaaacaaaatttttt aGAAGTAGCTAAAGACGAACATTTTCTATCTTTATCTTCTGAAGATTTGGTGAAGCTTATATCCTCAAGTGACCTTGCCGTTCCATTTGAAGAAAAA gtatttgaatGTGTTATCAAATGGGTAAAACATGATTCAGATCATAGAATAGATTTTTTGCCAAAATTAATGGAACATGTACGTTTGCCATTATTAAAGcctgatatattgtttaatatatatgaagAACCTCTTCTAAACACTAGtcttaaat gtaataattatttagttgaaGCCTTACGTTTTAATCATCAAAAATCAGTTCAGCATTTCACCATTCCACAGTCAATAAGATGTACACCTAGACGGTTTGATGGTTTTCAAAAA GTTATTCTAATGTTCAATCTTTCGTTAGAATCGCCTAAGTGTTATACAGAATGGTATGATCCAGCAACCAAACTACGTGAGAAAGCACCAGGGTTAAATGATGATCTTGTATCAGCTGGTCTTGGTGTAATAAGAGATAAATTTGTGTTTGTTGTGGGAGGTGTAAATAGATCAAGTTCAAAATCTGTTAGTATTCTTGATGTATCTTCACAAACGCCCTCTTGGGTTCCAATGGCCGACATGATAGTTAAAAGACAACGTATGGGAGTTGGTGTATTAGATGATTGTATATATGCA gtaGGCGGAGTAGATGGAAATATTTCTTTAAGTAGTGTAGAGGTATTTGATGTCAGTACCCAAAAATGGAGAATGGTGTCTAGTATGACAATTGAGAGAAATAGACTGGGCGTTGGTGTACTCAACAATCGTCTATACGcg GTTGGAGGTTGGAGTGGTGATACACATTTAAGATCTGTGGAATATTATGATCCCACACTTGACACATGGACACCAGTTGCAAACATGTTTGAATGTCGTCAAGGTGCTGGTGTAGGTGTCTTGGACAATCTTATGTATGTTATTGGTGGCTATGGTGATGGAAAGTATCTTAAAAGTGTTGAGGTTTATAGACCAAGTGATGGAGTTTGGTCTTCTATATCTGATATGAATTTATGCCGATTTTTACCTG GAGTAGCTGTGTTAgatggtttattgtatgtttttggCGGAGAAAAAGAATCATCTGTTTTAGATGCTGTCGAAATTTACAACCCCAACACCAATACTTGGTCCATGGACAAATTGTCCATAATTGGAGACAATATTTATGGTGGAGTAGTTGTTGATAGACCAcatcattatcattaa
- the LOC100570255 gene encoding ring canal kelch homolog isoform X2, with the protein MDTIQTLTCEYNLKEVLKSNECEPTNFRNDSHSVRILEDLQYLRKKEVLCDIRFKADDGKIVIGHKIVLIAASPYFRAMFSNFDESNKNLVTIRELDSTILQLLIDYIYTGEIMITKENVQGLLQAANILQLYFVKSVCAEFLQKQLDPSNCIDIKTFADLHDCTELFSSSEAYIKQNFLEVAKDEHFLSLSSEDLVKLISSSDLAVPFEEKVFECVIKWVKHDSDHRIDFLPKLMEHVRLPLLKPDILFNIYEEPLLNTSLKCNNYLVEALRFNHQKSVQHFTIPQSIRCTPRRFDGFQKVILMFNLSLESPKCYTEWYDPATKLREKAPGLNDDLVSAGLGVIRDKFVFVVGGVNRSSSKSVSILDVSSQTPSWVPMADMIVKRQRMGVGVLDDCIYAVGGKDGDSVLSSVEVFDVSTQQWRMVSRMTIKRYKFGVGVLNNRLYAVGGWNGDTHLRSVEYYDPTLDTWTPVANMFECRQGAGVGVLDNLMYAIGGFNGQYHKSVEVYRPSDGVWSSIADMNLCRYLPGVAVLDGLLYVFGGEKESSIFDTVEIYNPNTNTWSMDILSRNGVQIYGGVVIDRPHHYH; encoded by the exons ATGGATACCATTCAGACATTAACTTGTGAATATAATCTAAAGGAAGTGCTGAAATCAAATGAATGTGAACCAACTAATTTTAGAAATGACTCTCACTCTGTAAGAATTCTAGAAGATTTACAATATCTACGCAA aaaggAAGTTTTATGTGATATTAGATTTAAAGCAGATGATGGTAAAATTGTAATTGgacacaaaattgttttaatagctGCTAGTCCATATTTCCGTGCAATGTTTAGTAATTTTGATGAGAGCAATAAAAATCTTGTTACTATAAGAGAATTAGATTCCACCATTTTACAgctattaatagattatatttatactggagAAATTATGATCACAAAAGAAAATGTGCag GGGTTGTTACAAGCTGCAAATATCTTACagctatattttgtaaaaagtgTATGTGCtgagtttttacaaaaacaactgGATCCatcaaattgtattgatatcaaAACATTTGCTGATTTACATGACTGTACGGAATTGTTTTCGAGTTCTGAagcatatattaaacaaaatttttt aGAAGTAGCTAAAGACGAACATTTTCTATCTTTATCTTCTGAAGATTTGGTGAAGCTTATATCCTCAAGTGACCTTGCCGTTCCATTTGAAGAAAAA gtatttgaatGTGTTATCAAATGGGTAAAACATGATTCAGATCATAGAATAGATTTTTTGCCAAAATTAATGGAACATGTACGTTTGCCATTATTAAAGcctgatatattgtttaatatatatgaagAACCTCTTCTAAACACTAGtcttaaat gtaataattatttagttgaaGCCTTACGTTTTAATCATCAAAAATCAGTTCAGCATTTCACCATTCCACAGTCAATAAGATGTACACCTAGACGGTTTGATGGTTTTCAAAAA GTTATTCTAATGTTCAATCTTTCGTTAGAATCGCCTAAGTGTTATACAGAATGGTATGATCCAGCAACCAAACTACGTGAGAAAGCACCAGGGTTAAATGATGATCTTGTATCAGCTGGTCTTGGTGTAATAAGAGATAAATTTGTGTTTGTTGTGGGAGGTGTAAATAGATCAAGTTCAAAATCTGTTAGTATTCTTGATGTATCTTCACAAACGCCCTCTTGGGTTCCAATGGCCGACATGATAGTTAAAAGACAACGTATGGGAGTTGGTGTATTAGATGATTGTATATATGCA gtaGGCGGAAAAGATGGTGACAGTGTTTTAAGTAGTGTAGAGGTATTTGATGTCAGTACCCAACAATGGAGAATGGTGTCTAGAATGACAATTAAGAGATATAAATTTGGCGTCGGTGTACTCAATAATCGTTTATACGCG GTTGGTGGTTGGAATGGTGATACACATTTAAGATCTGTGGAATATTATGACCCCACACTTGACACATGGACACCAGTTGCAAACATGTTTGAATGCCGTCAAGGTGCTGGTGTAGGTGTCTTGGACAATCTTATGTATGCTATTGGTGGCTTTAATGGACAGTATCATAAAAGTGTTGAGGTTTATAGACCAAGTGATGGAGTTTGGTCTTCTATAGCTGATATGAATTTATGCCGATATTTACCTG GAGTAGCCGTGTTAgatggtttattgtatgtttttggCGGAGAAAAAGAATCATCTATTTTTGATACTGTAGAAATTTACAACCCCAATACCAATACTTGGTCCATGGACATATTGTCCAGAAATGGAGTACAAATTTATGGTGGAGTAGTTATTGATAGACCAcatcattatcattaa
- the LOC100570255 gene encoding ring canal kelch homolog isoform X3 gives MDTIQTLTCEYNLKEVLKSNECEPTNFRNDSHSVRILEDLQYLRKKEVLCDIRFKADDGKIVIGHKIVLIAASPYFRAMFSNFDESNKNLVTIRELDSTILQLLIDYIYTGEIMITKENVQGLLQAANILQLYFVKSVCAEFLQKQLDPSNCIDIKTFADLHDCTELFSSSEAYIKQNFLEVAKDEHFLSLSSEDLVKLISSSDLAVPFEEKVFECVIKWVKHDSDHRIDFLPKLMEHVRLPLLKPDILFNIYEEPLLNTSLKCNNYLVEALRFNHQKSVQHFTIPQSIRCTPRRFDGFQKVILMFNLSLESPKCYTEWYDPATKLREKAPGLNDDLVSAGLGVIRDKFVFVVGGVNRSSSKSVSILDVSSQTPSWVPMADMIVKRQRMGVGVLDDCIYAVGGKDGDSVLSSVEVFDVSTQQWRMVSRMTIKRYKFGVGVLNNRLYAVGGWNGDTHLRSVEYYDPTLDTWTPVANMFECRQGAGVGVLDNLMYAIGGFNGQYHKSVEVYRPSDGVWSSIADMNLCRYLPGVAVLDGLLYVFGGEIESAILDTVEIYNPNTNTWSMDGLSTNEGDIYGGVVVDRPHHYH, from the exons ATGGATACCATTCAGACATTAACTTGTGAATATAATCTAAAGGAAGTGCTGAAATCAAATGAATGTGAACCAACTAATTTTAGAAATGACTCTCACTCTGTAAGAATTCTAGAAGATTTACAATATCTACGCAA aaaggAAGTTTTATGTGATATTAGATTTAAAGCAGATGATGGTAAAATTGTAATTGgacacaaaattgttttaatagctGCTAGTCCATATTTCCGTGCAATGTTTAGTAATTTTGATGAGAGCAATAAAAATCTTGTTACTATAAGAGAATTAGATTCCACCATTTTACAgctattaatagattatatttatactggagAAATTATGATCACAAAAGAAAATGTGCag GGGTTGTTACAAGCTGCAAATATCTTACagctatattttgtaaaaagtgTATGTGCtgagtttttacaaaaacaactgGATCCatcaaattgtattgatatcaaAACATTTGCTGATTTACATGACTGTACGGAATTGTTTTCGAGTTCTGAagcatatattaaacaaaatttttt aGAAGTAGCTAAAGACGAACATTTTCTATCTTTATCTTCTGAAGATTTGGTGAAGCTTATATCCTCAAGTGACCTTGCCGTTCCATTTGAAGAAAAA gtatttgaatGTGTTATCAAATGGGTAAAACATGATTCAGATCATAGAATAGATTTTTTGCCAAAATTAATGGAACATGTACGTTTGCCATTATTAAAGcctgatatattgtttaatatatatgaagAACCTCTTCTAAACACTAGtcttaaat gtaataattatttagttgaaGCCTTACGTTTTAATCATCAAAAATCAGTTCAGCATTTCACCATTCCACAGTCAATAAGATGTACACCTAGACGGTTTGATGGTTTTCAAAAA GTTATTCTAATGTTCAATCTTTCGTTAGAATCGCCTAAGTGTTATACAGAATGGTATGATCCAGCAACCAAACTACGTGAGAAAGCACCAGGGTTAAATGATGATCTTGTATCAGCTGGTCTTGGTGTAATAAGAGATAAATTTGTGTTTGTTGTGGGAGGTGTAAATAGATCAAGTTCAAAATCTGTTAGTATTCTTGATGTATCTTCACAAACGCCCTCTTGGGTTCCAATGGCCGACATGATAGTTAAAAGACAACGTATGGGAGTTGGTGTATTAGATGATTGTATATATGCA gtaGGCGGAAAAGATGGTGACAGTGTTTTAAGTAGTGTAGAGGTATTTGATGTCAGTACCCAACAATGGAGAATGGTGTCTAGAATGACAATTAAGAGATATAAATTTGGCGTCGGTGTACTCAATAATCGTTTATACGCG GTTGGTGGTTGGAATGGTGATACACATTTAAGATCTGTGGAATATTATGACCCCACACTTGACACATGGACACCAGTTGCAAACATGTTTGAATGCCGTCAAGGTGCTGGTGTAGGTGTCTTGGACAATCTTATGTATGCTATTGGTGGCTTTAATGGACAGTATCATAAAAGTGTTGAGGTTTATAGACCAAGTGATGGAGTTTGGTCTTCTATAGCTGATATGAATTTATGCCGATATTTACCTG GAGTAGCCGTGTTAGATggtttattatatgtttttggcGGAGAAATAGAATCAGCTATTTTAGATACTGTAGAAATTTACAACCCCAACACCAATACTTGGTCCATGGACGGATTGTCCACAAATGAAGGAGACATTTATGGTGGAGTAGTTGTTGATAGACCAcatcattatcattaa